The Phocoena sinus isolate mPhoSin1 chromosome 17, mPhoSin1.pri, whole genome shotgun sequence genome contains a region encoding:
- the TSTA3 gene encoding GDP-L-fucose synthase, translated as MGEPQGSMRILVTGGSGLVGRAIQKVVADGARLPGEDWVFVSSKDADLTDAAQTRALFEKVRPTHVIHLAAMVGGLFRNIKYNLDFWRKNIHINDNVLHSAFEVGARKVVSCLSTCIFPDKTSYPIDETMIHNGPPHSSNFGYSYAKRMIDVQNRAYFQQHGCTFTAVIPTNVFGPHDNFSIEDGHVLPGLIHKVHLAKSRGSALTVWGTGRPRRQFIYSLDLARLFIWVLREYDEVEPIILSVGEEDEVSIQEVAEAVVEAMDFHGEITFDTTKSDGQFKKTASNGKLRAYLPDFRFTPFKQAVQETCAWFTDNYEQARK; from the exons ATGGGTGAGCCCCAGGGGTCCATGCGGATCCTAGTGACTGGGGGCTCTgggctggtgggcagagccatCCAGAAGGTGGTAGCAGATGGGGCCAGGCTGCCCGGAGAGGACTGGGTGTTTGTTTCTTCCAAGGATGCTGATCTTAC GGATGCTGCACAGACCCGAGCGCTGTTTGAAAAAGTCCGGCCCACACATgtcatccatcttgctgcaatGGTGGGGGGCCTGTTCCGGAATATCAAATACAATTTGGACTTCTGG CGGAAAAACATACACATCAACGACAACGTGCTGCACTCGGCCTTCGAGGTGGGGGCGCGAAAGGTGGTCTCCTGCCTGTCTACCTGCATCTTCCCCGACAAGACCAGCTACCCTATCGATGAGACCATG ATTCACAACGGACCCCCGCACAGCAGCAATTTTGGCTACTCTTACGCCAAGAGGATGATCGACGTGCAGAACAG GGCCTACTTCCAGCAGCACGGCTGCACCTTCACCGCTGTCATCCCCACCAATGTCTTTGGGCCCCACGACAACTTCAGCATCGAGGACGGTCACGTGCTGCCTGGCCTCATCCACAAGGTGCATCTGGCCAAGA gTCGCGGCTCAGCCTTGACAGTGTGGGGCACAGGGAGGCCTCGGAGGCAGTTCATCTACTCACTG GACCTGGCCCGGCTCTTTATCTGGGTCCTGCGGGAGTACGATGAGGTGGAGCCCATCATCCTGTCAG TGGGTGAGGAGGATGAGGTGTCCATCCAGGAGGTGGCTGAGGCCGTGGTGGAGGCCATGGACTTCCATGGGGAGATCACC TTTGATACAACCAAGTCGGATGGGCAGTTTAAGAAGACGGCCAGTAATGGCAAGCTGCGGGCCTACCTGCCCGACTTCCGGTTCACGCCCTTCAAGCAGG CCGTGCAGGAAACCTGTGCCTGGTTTACTGACAACTATGAGCAGGCCCGGAAGTGA